The Xiphophorus hellerii strain 12219 chromosome 22, Xiphophorus_hellerii-4.1, whole genome shotgun sequence genome has a window encoding:
- the slc18a3a gene encoding putative vesicular acetylcholine transporter-A: MEPEGITAEQATNVAQSAASKLSQMGERTKQLGNVIQDPERQKRIILIIVCVALLLDNMLYMVIVPIIPDYLEGLQKAADQEQSAAAPHSNSTNSTIHRAAEGNFDLQIGVLFASKAILQLLVNPLSGTFIDRVGYDIPLFIGLNIMFLSTLTFAFAENYATLFLARSIQGLGSAFADTSGIALIADKFTEESERSKALGIALAFISFGSLVAPPFGGVLYEFAGKQAPFLILACICFTDGVLCLTVLKPFSNRERENMPVGTPIYKLMIDPYIAVVAGALIVCNIPLAFLEPTIANWMEENMNASEWEIGMTWFPAFFPHVLGVYLTVKLAAKYPHLQWFYGAIGMVFIGASSCTVPACKNFGQLMIPLCGICFGIAFVDTALLPTLGFLVDVRHVSVYGSVYAIADISYCVAYALGPIVAGQIVHNLGFVQLNLGMGLANVLYAPALLLLKNVTQMKPSFSERNMLLEDGPTGLYDTIKMEQREKKRKGLCTTIDESGIETFVQRSHSEEESSGGEYA; this comes from the coding sequence atggagcCAGAGGGGATCACAGCGGAGCAAGCTACTAATGTGGCACAATCTGCCGCCTCCAAACTGTCCCAGATGGGCGAAAGAACTAAACAGCTGGGCAACGTTATCCAAGACCCAGAACGACAGAAACGCATAATTCTCATAATAGTGTGTGTTGCACTTTTATTAGACAACATGCTTTACATGGTAATTGTGCCAATTATACCCGATTATCTGGAGGGGCTACAGAAAGCAGCGGATCAGGAACAGTCAGCTGCTGCGCCGCACTCCAACTCCACCAACAGCACCATCCACAGAGCGGCCGAGGGGAACTTCGACCTCCAGATAGGCGTCCTGTTTGCCTCCAAGGCCATCCTGCAGCTTCTGGTGAACCCGCTGAGCGGCACCTTCATAGACAGGGTGGGCTATGACATCCCACTGTTCATTGGGCTCAACATAATGTTCCTCTCCACCCTGACTTTCGCCTTCGCCGAGAACTACGCGACCCTGTTCCTGGCGCGCAGCATCCAGGGCCTCGGCTCGGCTTTCGCGGACACCTCAGGGATAGCTCTCATCGCGGACAAGTTCACGGAGGAGTCCGAGCGAAGCAAAGCCCTGGGCATAGCCTTGGCTTTCATCTCTTTCGGAAGTTTGGTTGCACCCCCCTTCGGAGGGGTCCTGTATGAATTTGCGGGAAAGCAGGCGCCTTTTCTGATCCTGGCCTGCATCTGCTTCACTGATGGAGTCCTGTGTCTGACTGTGCTCAAGCCCTTCTCTAACAGGGAGAGGGAAAACATGCCCGTGGGCACCCCGATCTATAAGCTGATGATTGACCCATACATAGCTGTGGTGGCGGGAGCTCTGATCGTCTGCAACATACCTCTCGCCTTCCTGGAGCCAACCATCGCAAACTGGATGGAGGAAAACATGAATGCCAGCGAGTGGGAGATCGGCATGACTTGGTTCCCTGCGTTCTTCCCGCATGTGTTAGGGGTGTATCTCACTGTGAAACTTGCAGCCAAGTACCCTCACCTGCAGTGGTTCTACGGGGCCATAGGCATGGTGTTCATAGGGGCCAGTTCCTGCACGGTGCCGGCCTGCAAGAACTTCGGGCAGCTCATGATCCCGCTGTGCGGCATTTGCTTCGGCATTGCCTTCGTGGACACGGCGCTCCTGCCTACGCTGGGCTTCCTCGTAGATGTGCGCCACGTCTCAGTGTACGGCAGCGTGTACGCCATAGCGGACATCTCCTACTGCGTTGCCTACGCCTTGGGGCCCATCGTAGCCGGTCAGATCGTGCACAACTTGGGCTTCGTTCAGCTAAACTTGGGCATGGGGCTCGCCAACGTCCTTTACGCGCCGGCGCTGCTTCTGCTGAAGAACGTGACGCAGATGAAGCCTTCTTTCTCAGAGCGCAACATGCTGCTGGAGGACGGCCCCACGGGTCTGTACGACACGATTAAGATGGAACAACgggagaagaagagaaaaggTCTGTGCACAACAATTGATGAGAGCGGCATCGAGACTTTTGTCCAGCGCTCTCACTCGGAGGAGGAATCATCAGGAGGAGAGTacgcgtaa
- the chata gene encoding choline O-acetyltransferase: protein MPIRNQDTFKDSASGDALPKLPLPSLSETLDTYLKCMKHLLTEEQFNKTQNIVKQFGAPGGVGELLQSKLVERREKKANWVYDYWLNDMYLNNRLALPINSSPAMVFPQQNFKAPIDSLRFAAHLISGVLEYKTLLDARALPVDYARGQLSGKPLCMEQYYRLFTSYRLPGPDRDTLVAQESSVMPEPEHIIVACKNQFFVLDVVINFQRLNERDLLTQLEKISKMAGSEDEPVPPTGLLTSDGRTEWAEARSVLMRESTNRDSLDMIERCLCLVCLDDASGTEQSDTTRATMMLHGGGPSKNGGNRWYDKPMQFIVGADGCCGVVCEHSPFEGIVLVQCSEYLLKYMIGSPSKLVRAASVSELPAPRRLRWKCSPEIQKLLTSSADKLHRLVQNLDMNVHKFSDYGKEFIKKQKMSPDAYIQIALQLAYYRCHGRAVSTYESASTRRFQQGRVDNIRSATPEALAFVRAMTDRKLISREMEKMELLRSAINAQTKYTVMAITGMAIDNHLLGLREAAREMKMEKPEIFKDDGYLISNHFILSTSQVPTTVEMFCCYGPVVPDGYGACYNPQSDHIIFSVSSFHESPQTCSVKFVKCLVQGLQDMMDLCNRCNGGPNPAEQKRNNQTMEMQTQTETKGKTSQDSTKSQPTNPQVLVKSPEPTFTGARTGTSAKLKF from the exons ATGCCAATCCGGAACCAAGACACTTTCAAAGATTCTGCAAGCGGAGAT GCTCTGCCAAAGCTGCCGTTGCCCAGCCTCAGTGAGACACTGGACACATACCTGAAATGCATGAAGCACCTGCTCACTGAAGAACAATTCAACAAGACCCAGAACATCGTGAAGCAATTTGGAGCTCCTGGAGGAGTAGgagagctgctgcagagcaaACTTGTGGAGAGGAGGGAGAAAAAGGCAAACTGG GTTTATGACTACTGGCTGAATGACATGTACCTGAACAACAGACTGGCTCTGCCCATCAACTCGAGTCCTGCAATGGTTTTTCCCCAACAGAACTTCAAAGCTCCCATTGACTCTTTAAG GTTCGCTGCACACTTGATTTCAGGAGTTTTGGAGTACAAGACGCTTCTTGATGC TCGTGCCCTGCCTGTGGATTACGCCCGGGGCCAGTTGTCTGGTAAACCTCTATGCATGGAGCAGTACTACCGCCTCTTTACATCATATCGCCTACCGGGGCCTGACAGGGACACACTGGTGGCCCAGGAAAGCAGCGTAATGCCAGAGCCTGAACACATCATTGTGGCTTGTAAGAACCAG TTCTTCGTTCTGGATGTGGTGATCAATTTTCAGAGGCTGAATGAAAGAGATCTGCTGACTCAGCTGGAAAAGATATCCAAGATGGCTGGCAGTGAGGATGAGCCTGTTCCACCTACTGGTCTTCTCACGTCAGATGGACGAACAGAGTGGGCGGAGGCTCGCAGTGTACTAATGAGAG AATCAACCAACCGAGACTCCCTGGACATGATAGAGCGATGTTTGTGCCTGGTTTGTTTGGATGATGCAAGTGGAACTGAGCAAAGTGATACGACACGCGCCACAATGATGCTTCATGGAGGTGGGCCGAGCAAGAACGGAGGCAACCGCTGGTACGACAAGCCGATGCAG tttattgtAGGAGCTGATGGCTGCTGTGGAGTCGTGTGCGAACATTCTCCATTTGAAGGAATTGTTCTTGTGCAGTGCTCAGAGTATCTCCTTAAATACAT GATTGGCAGCCCATCAAAGCTGGTCAGGGCTGCAAGTGTAAGCGAGCTGCCTGCGCCACGCAGACTGCGCTGGAAATGTTCTCCAGAGATCCAAAAACTTCTCACCTCCTCTGCTGACAAGCTCCACAG ACTGGTGCAGAATCTGGACATGAACGTCCACAAATTCTCTGACTATGGGAAAGAGTTCATCAAGAAGCAGAAAATGAGCCCAGATGCCTACATCCAGATTGCTTTACAGTTAGCATACTATCG GTGTCATGGCAGAGCGGTGTCGACATATGAGAGCGCTTCAACACGTCGCTTTCAGCAGGGCAGAGTTGACAATATTCGGTCGGCCACACCTGAAGCTTTGGCCTTTGTAAGAGCGATGACTGATAGGAAGCTCATCTCAAGA GAAATGGAGAAGATGGAGTTGTTGCGAAGTGCCATAAATGCACAGACAAAGTATACTGTTATG GCAATTACTGGGATGGCAATAGACAATCACCTGCTGGGTCTGCGTGAGGCAGCTCGCGAAATGAAAATGGAGAAACCTGAGATCTTCAAAGACGACGGTTATCTCATCAGTAATCACTTTATTCTCTCCACAAGTCAG GTCCCAACCACTGTAGAAATGTTCTGCTGCTACGGACCAGTGGTGCCCGATGGATACGGCGCTTGCTACAACCCTCAGTCAGACCACATCATCTTCTCAGTGTCTAGTTTCCACGAGAGCCCGCAGACGTGTTCAGTGAAATTTGTAAAGTGCTTGGTGCAGGGACTTCAGGACATGATGGATCTGTGCAATAGGTGCAACGGTGGCCCCAACCCAGCCGAGCAAAAACGAAACAATCAGACGATGGAGATGCAAACTCAGACGGAAACAAAGGGTAAAACATCACAAGATTCAACCAAGAGTCAACCAACAAATCCACAGGTTCTGGTGAAAAGTCCAGAACCAACTTTTACAGGGGCCCGAACCGGGACTTCTGCAAAactcaagttttaa